In Pseudomonadota bacterium, one DNA window encodes the following:
- a CDS encoding DUF1285 domain-containing protein: MTQRSRDAKELGGPTQGGRPTLPIDCGDFEIRIGADGTWYYRGSPIGRKPLVRLFASVLSRDEAGTYWLTTPVERGRIEVEDSPFIAVEVNVAGSGRGQSLILRTNLDEEVEVGPEHPIRVDLDPVTGEPRPYILVKGRLEARILRPVYYHLVELGGEESIGDKPTFGVWSKNTFWPLGSLEAPS; encoded by the coding sequence ATGACCCAGCGATCCCGCGATGCCAAGGAGCTTGGCGGACCGACGCAAGGCGGGCGGCCGACGCTGCCCATCGATTGTGGCGACTTCGAGATCCGAATCGGCGCCGATGGCACCTGGTATTACCGCGGCTCGCCGATCGGCCGAAAACCGCTGGTTCGGTTATTTGCCAGTGTGTTGAGCCGCGATGAAGCCGGCACCTATTGGCTCACCACGCCGGTCGAGCGCGGCCGCATCGAGGTCGAGGACTCGCCCTTCATTGCCGTAGAAGTGAACGTCGCCGGCTCCGGGCGTGGACAGAGCCTGATCCTGCGAACCAATCTCGACGAGGAGGTGGAGGTCGGGCCGGAGCATCCGATTCGAGTCGACCTCGACCCTGTCACCGGCGAGCCCAGGCCTTATATTCTGGTCAAGGGCCGTCTCGAAGCCCGCATTCTAAGACCGGTCTATTATCATCTGGTCGAACTGGGAGGAGAGGAGAGCATCGGCGATAAGCCGACGTTCGGAGTATGGAGCAAAAACACCTTCTGGCCCCTGGGCAGCCTCGAAGCTCCGAGCTGA
- a CDS encoding CoA pyrophosphatase, whose amino-acid sequence MEQKHLLAPGQPRSSELSPDLAALRRAFIPRPGNEAARRGDNDLNFDMALPANLRKAAVLVPLVQRPGGMTVLLTRRTDHLPDHPGQISFPGGRIEASDASPEAGALREALEEIGLPAERVEILGRLDIYRTRTGFEITPVVGVVSPPFELVPDSHEVAEVFEVPFAFVMDTANHQRHSREWNGQLRTFYVLPYAHYHIWGATAGMLVNLAERLRL is encoded by the coding sequence ATGGAGCAAAAACACCTTCTGGCCCCTGGGCAGCCTCGAAGCTCCGAGCTGAGCCCGGACCTGGCCGCGCTAAGGCGCGCCTTCATCCCACGGCCGGGCAATGAGGCGGCGCGACGCGGCGACAACGACCTGAATTTTGACATGGCGTTGCCGGCGAACTTGCGCAAGGCGGCCGTCCTGGTGCCGTTGGTGCAGCGGCCGGGCGGCATGACGGTCCTGTTGACGCGCCGCACCGATCACCTTCCCGACCATCCAGGCCAGATCAGCTTTCCTGGTGGCCGCATCGAGGCGAGCGACGCCAGCCCGGAGGCGGGAGCGCTCCGCGAAGCGCTGGAGGAGATCGGGCTGCCGGCAGAGCGGGTCGAGATCCTGGGCCGGCTCGATATCTACCGCACCCGCACCGGCTTCGAGATCACGCCCGTCGTCGGCGTGGTGAGCCCGCCCTTCGAGCTCGTTCCCGACAGCCACGAGGTGGCCGAGGTGTTCGAGGTGCCCTTCGCCTTCGTCATGGACACCGCCAACCACCAGCGTCACAGCCGCGAATGGAACGGCCAGCTTCGCACCTTCTACGTGCTGCCCTACGCTCATTATCATATCTGGGGTGCTACGGCTGGCATGCTGGTCAACCTGGCGGAACGGCTGAGGCTGTGA
- a CDS encoding MoxR family ATPase produces the protein MALVRERIGRVIFGQEAVVDQALITLLSGGHCLLIGVPGLAKTRLVETLGIVLGLEDKRIQCTPDLMPADILGSEVLEESDAGRRHFRFIKGPVFCQLLMADEVNRASPRTQSALLQAMQEKRVSVAGQYHPLPIPFHVLATQNPLEQEGTYPLPEAQLDRFLLQVDVGYPDIDAERRMLIATTGADEEKPVAVMRPADLQAAQRLVRRMPVGESVVEAILSLVRAGRPDTSGIDDVSRHVAWGPGPRASQALMLACRARAVLDDRLVPSIDDVLALAHPVLRHRMALNFAARAEGITINQVIDRLCEPLA, from the coding sequence ATGGCGCTGGTGCGCGAGCGTATCGGCCGGGTGATCTTCGGCCAGGAGGCGGTCGTCGACCAGGCGCTGATCACGCTCCTGTCCGGCGGCCATTGTCTCTTGATCGGCGTGCCGGGCCTGGCCAAGACCCGCCTCGTCGAGACGCTCGGCATCGTGCTCGGCCTCGAGGACAAGCGCATCCAGTGCACGCCCGATCTGATGCCTGCCGACATTCTGGGATCCGAGGTCCTGGAAGAGTCCGATGCCGGCCGCCGCCATTTCCGCTTCATCAAGGGGCCGGTCTTCTGCCAGCTCTTGATGGCGGACGAGGTCAACCGTGCGAGCCCGCGCACCCAGTCGGCCCTGCTGCAGGCGATGCAGGAGAAGCGCGTCTCGGTTGCCGGCCAATATCATCCGTTGCCCATCCCCTTCCATGTGCTGGCGACCCAGAACCCGCTCGAGCAGGAGGGAACCTATCCCTTGCCGGAAGCGCAGCTCGACCGCTTCCTCTTGCAGGTCGACGTCGGCTACCCCGACATCGATGCGGAGCGGCGCATGCTGATCGCGACCACCGGGGCGGATGAGGAGAAGCCGGTGGCGGTGATGCGTCCCGCCGATTTGCAGGCGGCCCAGAGGCTGGTGCGCCGCATGCCCGTGGGCGAGAGCGTGGTCGAGGCCATCCTCTCGCTGGTGCGCGCCGGCCGCCCGGATACCTCCGGCATCGACGACGTTTCGCGTCATGTCGCCTGGGGCCCGGGACCGCGCGCGAGCCAAGCCCTCATGCTGGCCTGCCGCGCGCGGGCCGTGCTCGACGACCGCCTGGTGCCGTCGATCGACGACGTGCTGGCGCTCGCCCATCCGGTGCTGCGCCACCGCATGGCGCTCAATTTCGCCGCCCGGGCCGAAGGCATCACCATCAATCAAGTGATCGACCGGTTGTGCGAGCCCTTGGCATAG
- a CDS encoding DUF58 domain-containing protein: MRQRAEQLAATLPPLLVAAQRVASTVAQGVHGRRRVGQGETFWQFRPYAPGDPAKAIDWRQSAKTDRAFVRETEWEAAQSVWLWRDGSASMAYRSARSLPLKRERAELLLLALTVLLIGAGEHVAALGHGIPPATGRVALGRLAHVIEQPVAAAASGLPGFEPLPRHAELVLIGDFLAPLEEMRQLISRFLGRGVRGYILQVLDPAEETLPFAGRVRFEGLEGEDPALVPRVESVRSDYVSRMSEHQAGLAELARAAGWYYGMHHTDRTPERGLLSLYAALARLPIN; encoded by the coding sequence GTGCGGCAGCGGGCCGAACAGCTAGCCGCGACGCTGCCGCCGCTCCTGGTGGCTGCCCAGCGCGTCGCCTCCACCGTCGCCCAAGGCGTGCATGGACGTCGTCGGGTGGGTCAAGGCGAGACCTTCTGGCAGTTTCGCCCCTATGCGCCCGGCGACCCGGCGAAGGCGATCGACTGGCGGCAGTCGGCGAAAACCGACCGCGCCTTCGTGCGCGAGACCGAGTGGGAGGCGGCCCAGAGCGTCTGGCTGTGGCGCGACGGCTCGGCCTCGATGGCCTATCGCTCGGCGCGTTCGCTGCCGCTGAAGCGCGAGCGTGCCGAGCTCCTGCTGCTGGCGTTGACCGTGCTGCTGATCGGCGCCGGCGAGCATGTGGCAGCGCTCGGCCACGGCATTCCGCCCGCCACCGGCCGTGTCGCCTTGGGTCGGTTGGCCCACGTCATCGAGCAGCCCGTCGCCGCCGCCGCATCCGGCCTGCCCGGCTTCGAGCCGCTGCCGCGCCACGCCGAGCTGGTCCTCATCGGCGACTTTCTGGCGCCGCTCGAGGAGATGCGCCAGCTCATCTCCCGGTTCCTCGGCCGCGGCGTGCGCGGCTACATCCTGCAGGTGCTGGATCCGGCGGAAGAGACGCTGCCCTTTGCCGGACGCGTGCGTTTCGAGGGTCTCGAGGGCGAGGATCCGGCCTTGGTGCCGCGGGTCGAGTCGGTGCGCAGCGACTATGTGAGCCGCATGAGCGAGCATCAGGCGGGTCTCGCCGAGCTCGCGCGCGCGGCCGGCTGGTACTACGGCATGCACCACACCGACCGCACGCCGGAGCGGGGCCTGCTATCGCTCTATGCCGCGTTGGCGCGGCTGCCCATAAACTAG
- a CDS encoding CCA tRNA nucleotidyltransferase has translation MEPAGRLEPLPGWMQDPPTAAVLEALAAEGAAVRFCGGCVRDAILGLPQSDVDLATPDAPETVMRLLARAGIKVVPTGIAHGTVTAIIGGRSFEITTLRRDVETFGRHARVAFTDDWQADASRRDFTINALYADADGTLYDPFGGRADLVAGRVRFVGEARRRIEEDVLRILRFFRFHQRFGQGEPDPMALAACSELAHLLPKLSGERVRAELFRILIGPDPAASLKLMHAAAVLGRILPEAAPTTALARLAELETDERLTQSPLRRLAIVLPADVAATERVGERLRLANAEMHRLAALARERGAIDPKADAAARRRLLYRLGALLTGDLVLIAWAEYSPERIQAAVGGFRAWLTAAESWTPPHLPIGGADIVALGIHPSPRVGALLAELEAWWIDGDFQADRTLCLAQAARLVGAAPAGAAGSDPP, from the coding sequence ATGGAGCCCGCCGGCCGCCTGGAGCCGCTCCCCGGCTGGATGCAGGACCCGCCGACGGCGGCGGTGCTGGAGGCGCTGGCCGCCGAAGGTGCGGCGGTGCGCTTCTGCGGCGGCTGCGTGCGCGATGCGATCTTGGGGCTGCCGCAATCGGACGTCGATCTCGCGACCCCCGATGCGCCCGAAACGGTGATGCGGCTGCTGGCGCGCGCGGGCATCAAGGTGGTGCCGACCGGCATCGCCCACGGCACGGTGACCGCGATCATCGGTGGCCGGTCGTTCGAGATCACCACCTTGCGGCGCGACGTCGAGACCTTCGGACGGCATGCGCGGGTCGCCTTCACCGACGATTGGCAAGCCGATGCCTCGAGACGCGACTTCACCATCAATGCGCTCTATGCCGATGCGGACGGCACGCTCTACGACCCGTTCGGCGGCCGTGCCGACCTCGTTGCCGGGCGGGTGCGCTTCGTCGGCGAGGCTCGCCGCCGGATCGAGGAGGATGTGCTGAGGATCTTGCGGTTCTTCCGCTTCCATCAGCGCTTCGGCCAAGGCGAGCCGGATCCGATGGCGCTCGCCGCCTGCAGCGAGCTGGCGCACCTGCTGCCGAAGCTCTCCGGCGAGCGGGTGCGCGCCGAGCTCTTCCGCATCCTCATCGGGCCCGATCCGGCGGCAAGCCTAAAACTGATGCACGCGGCCGCGGTGCTGGGGCGGATCCTCCCCGAGGCGGCGCCGACCACGGCTTTGGCGCGCCTGGCGGAACTCGAGACCGACGAGCGCTTGACCCAGAGCCCATTGCGGCGTCTTGCCATCGTGCTGCCCGCCGACGTCGCCGCAACCGAGCGCGTCGGCGAACGCCTCAGGCTCGCCAATGCCGAGATGCATCGGCTTGCCGCCCTGGCGCGCGAGCGGGGGGCGATCGATCCGAAGGCCGATGCGGCCGCCCGGCGCCGGCTGCTCTATCGGCTGGGCGCCTTGCTCACCGGCGATCTCGTGCTGATCGCCTGGGCCGAGTATTCGCCGGAGCGGATCCAGGCGGCGGTGGGCGGATTTCGTGCTTGGCTGACCGCGGCCGAGTCCTGGACTCCGCCGCATCTGCCGATTGGCGGGGCGGACATCGTGGCCCTCGGCATCCATCCCAGCCCCAGGGTCGGCGCGCTGCTGGCAGAGCTCGAAGCGTGGTGGATCGACGGCGATTTCCAGGCCGACCGCACCCTCTGCCTCGCCCAGGCGGCGCGTCTGGTGGGCGCCGCCCCGGCCGGCGCCGCCGGTTCGGATCCTCCATAG
- a CDS encoding DUF4159 domain-containing protein, producing the protein MLTLGSIAFASPWVLAALAALPIIWLLLRVTPPAPKRLLFPAIRLLYLLRPKEETPARTPWWLILLRLTLAATVILALAQPLLNPGARLAGSGPLVLVIDDDWAAAPRWVDHRRALVDLIDQAEREGRPVALITTAAGAEEGRRSSGIISAADARAIAQALQPRPWLPDHAAAQAAIDRLVLPGPAHAAYLADGVAGGSAQNSLMERLQHLGGLALFTDRADVLPHLLQPPSGNGNDLVVTTLRAAAAGETQLKLRALAGDGRVLALEPARFGAEGLKAETKLALPTELRNQVARIELEGEASAGAVVLLDERWRRRPVGLVGGTAFDASQPLLDELHYIDRALSPFSEVRRGPLLELLKRELAVIVLPDSGALPPNERAQLDPWINNGGVLLRFAGPKLANGDDDLVPVRLRRGDRALGGALSWSRPANLAPFDASSPFATLVLPPDVTVSRQVLAQPVIDLNEKTWARLADGTPIVTAEKRGSGWVVLVHTTASPAWSNLPLSGLFVEMLRRLVALSQGVVGGSGTASLPAIETLDGFGRSEKPPATVAVLPADGQVGPTNPPGLYGTDTVRRTLNLAPSVPSLQAMPAPPDGVARVIYARAQEVDLKPWLLALALAILLADTVIGLALRGLLPGRAAGMRAASLALMLLLFGHGAALAQTRSQRGAGASPADIFALDATLRPRLAYVITGDGQLDDTSRAGLEGLTLVLSRRTALEPDQPMGVDVENDELAFFALIYWPMSAQQRLLSPQAVQRLDTYLHNGGTILFDTRDQAETVADPFGAGPGAQRLRELVRGLNMPALTPVPPDHVLTKAFYLLNEFPGRFVGGQVWVEPTRARGEDEVSSVIIGANDWGGAWAMDGRGRGILPVVPGGELQREMAYRFGVNLVMYALTGNYKADQVHVPAILERIGQ; encoded by the coding sequence TTGCTGACCCTCGGATCCATCGCTTTCGCTTCGCCGTGGGTCCTGGCCGCACTGGCGGCGCTGCCGATCATCTGGCTCCTGCTCCGGGTGACCCCGCCGGCGCCGAAGCGGCTGCTGTTTCCGGCGATCCGGCTCCTCTATCTCTTGCGTCCGAAGGAGGAGACGCCGGCACGCACGCCATGGTGGCTCATCCTGCTCCGCCTCACGCTGGCGGCGACGGTTATCCTGGCGCTCGCCCAGCCGCTGCTCAATCCGGGTGCCAGGCTCGCCGGCAGCGGACCCTTGGTGCTCGTCATCGACGATGATTGGGCGGCAGCGCCGCGTTGGGTCGATCACCGCCGGGCGCTCGTCGATCTCATCGACCAGGCCGAGCGCGAGGGACGGCCGGTGGCGCTCATCACCACGGCGGCCGGTGCGGAGGAAGGCCGGCGCTCCTCCGGCATCATCAGCGCCGCCGACGCGCGCGCCATCGCGCAGGCCCTCCAGCCGAGACCTTGGCTCCCCGACCATGCCGCAGCGCAGGCGGCGATCGACCGTCTCGTGCTTCCCGGCCCGGCCCACGCCGCCTATCTCGCCGACGGCGTCGCCGGCGGCAGCGCCCAGAATTCCCTCATGGAGAGGCTGCAGCATCTGGGCGGGCTCGCGCTTTTCACCGACCGCGCCGACGTGCTGCCGCATCTCCTGCAGCCGCCCTCGGGCAATGGCAACGACCTGGTGGTGACGACGCTCCGCGCCGCCGCCGCCGGCGAGACGCAGCTCAAGCTCAGGGCGCTCGCCGGTGACGGCCGCGTGCTCGCCCTCGAGCCGGCGCGCTTCGGCGCCGAAGGGCTCAAGGCCGAGACCAAGCTCGCCTTGCCGACCGAGCTGCGCAATCAGGTGGCGCGCATCGAGCTCGAGGGAGAAGCCTCGGCCGGCGCCGTCGTGCTCCTGGACGAGCGCTGGCGCCGGCGGCCCGTGGGCCTCGTCGGCGGCACCGCCTTCGATGCCTCGCAGCCGCTCCTGGACGAGCTGCACTACATCGATCGGGCGCTTTCACCCTTCAGCGAGGTACGGCGCGGGCCGCTCCTGGAGCTGCTGAAGCGCGAGCTGGCGGTGATCGTGCTGCCCGACAGCGGCGCCTTGCCGCCGAACGAGCGCGCCCAGCTCGACCCCTGGATCAACAATGGCGGCGTGCTGCTGCGCTTCGCCGGGCCGAAGCTCGCCAATGGCGATGACGATCTGGTGCCGGTCAGGCTCCGGCGCGGCGACCGGGCCTTGGGCGGCGCCTTGTCCTGGAGCCGTCCGGCCAATCTGGCGCCCTTCGATGCCAGCTCGCCCTTCGCCACTCTGGTGCTGCCGCCCGACGTCACCGTCTCGCGCCAGGTGCTGGCGCAGCCGGTCATCGACCTCAACGAGAAGACCTGGGCGCGGCTCGCCGACGGCACGCCGATCGTGACCGCTGAGAAGCGCGGCTCCGGCTGGGTGGTGCTGGTGCACACCACCGCCAGTCCCGCTTGGTCCAACCTGCCGCTATCGGGCTTGTTCGTGGAGATGCTGCGACGGCTGGTGGCGCTGAGCCAGGGCGTGGTCGGCGGCTCCGGTACCGCCTCGCTGCCGGCGATCGAGACCCTCGATGGCTTCGGACGGTCGGAAAAGCCGCCGGCCACCGTGGCGGTGCTGCCGGCGGACGGGCAGGTCGGCCCGACCAATCCGCCCGGCCTCTACGGCACCGACACGGTCAGACGAACGCTCAACCTGGCGCCCTCGGTGCCGAGCTTGCAGGCGATGCCGGCACCGCCCGACGGCGTCGCCAGGGTCATTTATGCGCGCGCCCAGGAGGTCGATCTGAAGCCGTGGCTGCTGGCGCTGGCGCTCGCCATCCTGTTGGCCGACACCGTCATTGGGCTGGCGCTGCGCGGGCTCTTGCCTGGCCGCGCCGCCGGCATGCGCGCGGCCTCCCTGGCGCTCATGCTCCTCCTCTTCGGCCACGGTGCCGCCTTGGCGCAGACCCGCTCCCAACGCGGCGCCGGCGCCAGCCCCGCCGATATCTTCGCCCTCGATGCCACGCTGCGCCCGCGCTTGGCTTATGTGATCACCGGCGACGGCCAGCTCGATGACACCAGCCGCGCCGGGCTCGAAGGCTTGACCCTGGTGCTGTCGCGGCGCACCGCGCTCGAGCCCGACCAGCCCATGGGTGTGGATGTGGAGAATGACGAGCTCGCCTTCTTCGCCCTCATCTATTGGCCGATGAGCGCCCAGCAGCGTCTGCTTTCGCCCCAGGCGGTGCAGCGGCTCGACACCTACCTGCACAATGGCGGCACCATTCTCTTCGACACCCGCGACCAGGCCGAGACCGTGGCCGATCCCTTCGGCGCCGGGCCCGGCGCCCAGCGGCTGCGCGAGCTGGTGCGCGGCCTCAACATGCCGGCGCTGACGCCGGTGCCGCCCGACCATGTCTTGACCAAGGCGTTCTACTTGCTGAACGAGTTTCCCGGGCGCTTCGTCGGCGGCCAGGTCTGGGTGGAGCCGACGCGGGCGCGCGGCGAAGACGAGGTATCGTCGGTCATCATCGGCGCCAATGACTGGGGCGGCGCCTGGGCAATGGACGGCCGCGGCCGCGGCATCCTGCCGGTGGTTCCCGGCGGCGAGCTGCAGCGCGAGATGGCATATCGCTTCGGCGTCAATCTCGTCATGTACGCGCTTACCGGCAACTACAAGGCCGACCAGGTGCACGTGCCCGCCATCCTCGAGCGGATCGGACAATGA